One Macrobrachium rosenbergii isolate ZJJX-2024 unplaced genomic scaffold, ASM4041242v1 13874, whole genome shotgun sequence genomic window carries:
- the LOC136837847 gene encoding uncharacterized protein — translation MKKGVEEVHCSSEKLLISIDQNIKLLMNRLEKLKKNKTKFNESDAQLEAAADFISAAPLMQQAEELLQAMEGPMTKFQEDKRGECHIKKEILKMKESLENFVKDTERTTGEGEAELEEEERSSVVNITVTDLRSPHGCLRGEAQREIFAVMIYEGTLRVAPVKIECNNQVSLTHLQEGVLPPRCFFIELESLMQWSPSPSPSPPPCSLPRAFLDLVDASIPLGRIIVRVTENGLKGLNFLYMCAGGMGPSYAYSHISSMAGKGGPGERVSLGCYVSSGGGAGGGGTSTRAVLSSREDWQREWERKRVFYKRKPCKAGEVRGDISYEDASEFWIITRDALFCGPGHCFGMVEEGLDVLLTTILKYPGQCIRKVRVGECGLIL, via the exons ATGAAAAAGGGAGTTGAAGAAGTGCACTGTTCCTCTGAGAAGCTTTTGATCAGCATTGATCAAAATATTAAACTGCTCATGAACAGGCTGGAAAAattgaagaagaataaaacaaaatttaatgaatctGATGCTCAGCTGGAAGCAGCAGCAGACTTTATTTCAGCAGCACCTCTCATGCAACAGGCAGAAGAACTTCTCCAGGCTATGGAAGGACCCATGACAAAGTTTCAGGAGGACAAAAGGGGAGAATGTCACATAAAGAAG GAAATTCTCAAGATGAAAGAAAGTCTGGAAAACTTCGTGAAGGACACAGAAAGGACCACTGGGGAAGGAGAAGCAGAActagaagaggaggagagaagcTCTGTCGTGAACATCACG GTGACTGACCTCCGAAGTCCTCATGGATGCTTGAGAGGGGAAGCCCAGAGAGAGATCTTCGCTGTGATGATCTATGAAGGGACTCTGAGGGTGGCTCCGGTCAAGATTGAGTGCAACAACCAAGTCTCTCTCACTCATCTTCAGGAAGGCGTTCTCCCACCAAGATGCTTTTTCATAGAG CTCGAGTCCTTGATGCAAtggtctccttctccttctccttctcctcctccttgttcCCTCCCAAGGGCATTCCTGGATCTGGTGGATGCATCCATCCCCCTGGGGAGGATCATTGTCAGGGTCACTGAGAATGGCCTCAAGGGTCTCAACTTCCTGTACATGTGTGCAGGGGGGATGGGACCCTCTTATGCCTACTCTCACATCTCAAGCATGGCTGGGAAGGGTGGGCCAGGGGAACGTGTCTCCTTGGGATGCTATGTGTCCAGTGGAggtggagcaggaggaggaggcacaTCAACTCGAGCAGTGTTGTCATCGAGGGAGGATTGGCAGAGGGAGTGGGAGAGGAAGCGTGTGTTCTATAAAAGGAAGCCATGTAAGGCGGGAGAAGTGAGGGGAGACATCTCATATGAAGACGCTTCAGAGTTCTGGATCATCACCAGAGATGCTCTCTTTTGTGGACCTGGACATTGCTTTGGGATGGTGGAGGAAGGACTCGACGTCCTCCTCACCACCATCCTGAAGTATCCAGGTCAATGTATCAGAAAGGTGAGAGTGGGGGAGTGTGGCCTCATCCTGTGA